GTTCATGGCGGTCGCCCCATAACTGAACTGGCTTTGCTCGCCAGCACTGCCTGAAACCGATGCCTGTTCGCCCCAGTTGCCCTGACCATTGCGGTTCATTTCCAGCCGCATTTGCGGCACATTCGTCTGGTCATTACGCCCCAACGGGAAGCTCATACTGAGCAGATAGGTGTTTTGCATCTCACCAAACCCAGAACGGCTGCGGTTAACGCTGACACCGTAGGTCATACTTTTATAATTATTGCTGTAACCCACCTGATACTGCTGGTCACTGCCGTCTTTATTCCAGTAATCCTGCAAAGAACCACTGATATACATCTGACCCCAGCCGTCCGGTAACCCCTGATTGGCAGTAACAGTTAAGCGGTTTTTCGCCCGGTAGATACTGTTGGCATCGTAGCCCTGGCGTTCGGCATCAAGGGTTTGCATCGCTGTGGAGAAATCCAGGTAGCCTTGAGTCGAAAAGCGGTGCGCCGCCACACTCAGGTTACTGTTGGTTTCTGCAATGACCTTGCTGTAGCTGACCTGATAGCTCTGACCACTTTCATTGCCGTTGCGCAGGCGGGTATTCGCCTGTGTCACGTCGACCGCCACCGCCCCAATCGGGGTACTGAACGCGGTCCCAACCTGCAAGGCATAATAGTCTTCACTGGCCTGTGCACCGGTATAACCGGTAATGCTGTTGTTCAGGCCACGCTGATAGGTTCCCTGATAAAGACCCGGTGTAAAGGAGAGTGAGTCATTGCGCACTTTACCCACCGTCAGGCTGTAGCGCTGCGAACCGGGGCGCAGCAATTGCGCCACCGCCGCAAAAGGCACCTGAAAGTTCTGTGTGCTGCCGTCGGCTTCACGTACCGTCACATCCAGATTGCCGCCGTAGCCGGTAGGATAGAGGTCATCAATGATAAATTCGCCCGGCGAAACCGTGGTTTCATACAATACCTGACCACTTTGGCGCACGGTCACCAGCGCATTGGTGCGGGCAATCCCGCGCACTTCCGGCGCATAACCACGCAGAGACTCTGGCAACATGCGGTCATCTGTACTGAATTGCGCGCCAGTGAAAGGCACGGTATCGAACAACTGCCCGGTGGTATTGGATTGCCCCAACAACACACGGCCCAGCGCCGCCGGGACATCCCGCTGCACATAGCTGTTAATACTGCTGTATTTACTGTCGCCATTCTCTTGCCAGTTATACGAGCCGTTATGACGGAAATACCATGAACCGAGGTTTAACCCGGTGTTAATCCCAGCAAAAGCCGAGTTAAATGTCTGCCCGTTGGAGGAACTGCTGTAGCCATTGAGTGAATAACCCAGCATCCCTGACGTCACCCCGCTGTCCCACAAAGCCGGATTGACGGTGCCACGGGCGGTACGGAGTAACAGCGCTTGTGGAATAGTAATATCCAGCCGCTGTTCGCCACTGTCAAAGACCGCCTGGGCATCGGGGAGTAATGACTCCAGATCGACACAGCCCGCCTCTTTTTTCAGTGGGGCCAGTGATTCAAGCGGTAAAACGTCAGTCTTGAGATTAAGACTGGCAATGACCGACGAGGATAAACAGGCATGGACACTCTTATCGTCGCGGGTCTTAAACTCCACATTCTCATTACCAATCAGGGTATTGTTTAAATAAATGTCAGCACGGTAGGTGCCGGGTAACACGCTTCCCTCTTTCGAGAAGCGGCTTAAATCAATACCGGAGCCACCGTGTTCAGTATTTAAGTAAATATTGTCAAACTCCACAGCCTGGGGTTTATTAGGCTCAAGAGATACAGGACTCTCTGTTTTTCCAATGCTATCAACAGCAAAAACAGCCGGCGATAAAAAAGCAGCAATAAGAGCCGCCGCCACGGGCGTTAAACGACCACTACGGGTAGGTAGTTCTGCTGAAAAAGGCATTGCGGGGTATTTCATTATTCAATGATTCCGTAGCGTACAGACGTATTCCGCCCCCACGAAATAAATGTGGTCATCAGCGGATGCTATGTATAGCTGTTATAGAAAAATTAAATTAATGCTTAATGGGCTGACTCAGTTTATTAAGTGCGCCATAATCATTAATAAATTCAAATTCAACGCTATTACCGGTGGTATTTCCCGGTAACGAAAAAGTCAGCGAATTATTAGGGCTAATCATTTGGCCTTCAACCGGCGCTGTTTTACTGCCGGTCATCCCCACCGTGACCAAAGAAATATGGAACGGTGTCGGATTGGTGGCTTTAAGTCCGCCGGGAGTTCTGGTCCAGACCAAAGATTGTGCGGCATCATTGGGATTACCGACCAAACCTGTGGGACGGAAGAACAATTTAATACGGGAACGGTATGCCATCTGTAAATAGTTCTGGCTGCTACTCGTATCCGCTTTAGCCGGTATCTCTAATACATTTAACCAAAAAACAGATTCTTTATCTTTTGGTAAAGCAGAACCGGTATAACTGATTCGCAGTGTCTGGCTTTTATTCGGCTCAACCCGATTAATTGGTGGCGTCAGAACAAAAGGCACTTTCAGCATTTCTGGGCGGGCATTCACATCCCCGTTATCAATCCAGCTTTGTAATACTACTGGGCCGGTGCCGGTGTTATTGACTCTTACCGTCACTTCTTTTTGTTTTTCGGGATAAATTACCCGGGTTCCGGTAATAACAACACTGGCCTGAACAGAGTGACCGACAAATAAAATCAAGAGCAAGGCTGAAAATACAGTGAAAAAAAGACGGTTAGTGCTGTTCATAACAACCTCGACACTTATTGAATGTGTGCATGCTTAATTTTAGTTCTTATCGTCAAAAAGGGCAGATATCTGCCCTTTAAAATTTATATATTACTCGTTAATACTTATTTGTATTGAATAGAGTAAACCACGTTGCTGACAACTGTACCGGCAGTGGTTGCACCATCAGCATAATATTGAACTGCATACGGCAGTGAAGCAGAACCAGTAGTAGCATCAATATACGTCGTGCTGGTAGTCTGGTTGCTGTTACCGGCTTTAATTGGTGTCATTGCGTTAGACGCATCCAGCAGTTCCAGACTAACCTGACCGGCAGTACCGCTTACATTTTTCAGGTGGCCGGTAACCACATCGACACTTGGGCCTGCTTCAAAGAAAGCAGAAACTGTTTTCAGAGTGCCAGCACAGTTGCTCAGTGCCATGCCAAAGCTGGTGCTGCCTGCAACCTGGTTAGCAGAAGTCAGTTGGTTAGTACCTACTGTCGGCAGTACAACTGTTGCGTCTGCGCCTTGACCATCAACGGATACATCACAAGTGGAAGCCGTCAGTTCACCATTAAAGGTGATGGTACCGGTAGAAGCAGCTTGAGCAGCGTTAACACCAGCGAATGCAGCAACGATTGAGGCAATAATAGCTAATTTTTTCATTTATATTTCCGATTAATAATAGATGTATGAGTTAAATAACTCGGTACTGTTATGTGTTAATTCGATTGTGGCTATTCCACAAGAATTCATTAGATATTTATTTATCGCTGCTGGGCAATAAGTCCAGTTAATGAGTTATTTCAATAATCCAATTAATGTCAAAGCTCAATGTATATATTTGGTAGCGAAGACGATATTTTAAATATCTTTTATATAGTGGGAGTAAGGCGGGTTTCTAATATTCACAATGTCCGTGCTGTATATTAAACCTAAAACATCCTTGTCGCTGTGCTCACTTGCTATGGATTAAAGTATACGCGATCGATTCATCTAGTAAACACCGATATCACAGATCAATGGTCTACATGCAATATTATCTTTCAGTGCATTATGCTAAATACTATCTTTGACGAAGATTTTTAGATCGTCTACATATAAAAAAGTAATCGTTAATGTGGATTAAGATCATTTTAGTAGATTATCATGTTTTTATTTTAATAAATAAAATAGTCCATTTCTATTTGCGGGGAGTAAACAATCTGAACCACCCCGTATTTAAGGCTACAAATAAAAATAAAATTCCTACGCCGGTGTGGGAATTTTATTTTTATTTGCCGGTGTAAGTACATTCACACTACACTCACCCCACTTAATTCTCGATAAATACAAACTAACGTCATGCCTTTTTATAAAGACATAAGGCTAACTTTTTTGGTAATTAGCAAATAGCCAGTAGTGATAAACTCAGCGTTCTTTTGGTGGAAAGGACAGTTCAGGAATCCTTTCCATGATAGCTGACTCAAGTCATTGATTTGGATGACAAATCTTCCGGGAGCAGATTTGAACGCTGCTTGCAGCGGCCTCAACGAGGCGAGGCCCAAGGATGGGCCGAGTATACGAGTGCAGCTAACAACGCTGCGGCGTCAAGGACGAAGGAAACAGCCAAAGTCATTGTCGTTGCAGCTAGGCAGCCAGCAAACGACAAATTGGTCGGGAACCGATTTGGACAGCATTTATGCTAGCCCGTAGGGTGAGCCTCAAGGATGAGGCTCATTCATCCCGATGAGCTGACTCAAGTCAGTGATTCGGGTGACAAATCTGCCGGGAGCAGATTTGAACGCTGCTTGCAGCGGCCTCAACGAGGCGAGGCCCAAGGATGGGCCGAGTATACGAGTGCAGCTAACAACGCTGCGGCGTCAAGGACGAAGGATGTAGCGCGCCTCAAACACCTCTCGCGGTAACGGCTCTGAAAACAAAAACCCCTGCCCACAGTAGATGCCATGTTTTAGCAACCATTGACGTTGCTCATCTGTCTCGATACCTTCGGCCATTACTCGCAGCTTTAATGCTTCTGAAATAGTGGCGATAATGCGCGCCATTACGTCATCTTCTGGCAAGTGTTTCACAAAACATTTATCTAGCTTAATCATGCTGATTGGCAGGCCTTTCAGATGATTGAGATATTGAAGACTTGAATACCCCATACCAAAATCATCCAAAGCGATCGACAAACCCAGCCCCTGTAATTCGCGCAGTAGCCCGAGAGCTTCATCCAGATTCTGAATACGGGCGGTTTCGGTTATTTCCAGTAATAACTGGCGCGGATCGATTTGATACTGATTAATGATGGTTTTCAGATGCGGTAAAAACTGATCACTCTGCACCTGCGACCCAGAAATATTCACTGCCAGCGATAGGGTAATCCCTTGCGCTTTCCAGTCAGCCAGAATACGGCATGCCTCTTCCAGTACCCAGTTACCCAGTGGCATCATCACGCCCCCCTCTTCCGCACCAGGGACAAACTCTGAAGGGGAACGATAACTACCATCCGGCTGAGGCCAGCGTAACAACGCTTCTGCGCCGATAACCCGCTGATCTTGCATATTCCATTGGGGTTGTAAAAACAGCCGGAAGTCGTGATTTTCAATTGCCTGTAAAATGTCATTCTCCTGAGTCAGCCGCTTTTGCGTTTTCTCAGTCAAATGCGGCTCAAACACGATAATCTGGTTTCGCCCCTGATGGTGAGCAGCCATCATCGCAGTGCTGGCATTACGCATCAGAGACTCGGCTGTCTCATCCTGGTATTGGTAATCAGTAATCCCAATACTGGCGCTGGGGCGCAATTGCATATTGCCAAAGACCAAGGGTTGGGTAATTTGCAGCATAATCTGCCGTGCCAACTGCATTGCCGGGAACGGGCGACTGATCCCTCTGGCGAGTACTGCAAACTCAGTTTTACTCAGTTGCGCCAGCAGGCTGTTTTCATCAATACACTGCTCAAGTTGCTGTGCCATCGTCAGTAAGAGCTGCCGGTGCTGCTCTTCACTCATTATGCCGGAAACTTCTTGCAATGTTTCAATGCCAATAACTAGCAGGTGGAATTTCTCAGCATGCATACCAGCCGCAATTTCCTGCTCAAGTAGAGCCATAAACAACGGGCGGTTGGGGAGTTCAGTTACTGGGAAACGGGTATTTATACGGGTCATATCCGTATAGGCTTCGGCTAATAGCTGCTGGTTACGGTTGTAATTGTGTACCAGCACGCCTAATTCATCATCCTGATGGTGGGCAGGTAAGGTCAGTTGGTGGTTAAGTACACCTTGCTGACCGATCTTTTCCAGCTCTTTAGCCATCGCCCGTAGCGGATGGATAATCAGGCGGTTAATACACCAGGCGATAGAGACTGAAAGTACCAATGCCAGTAACAAATAGGTCGATAACATGGCCGACAACGCACTGAGAATGAACTGATACATACGGAATGAGTCGGCACGCAACACTAAATGTGCCAGCGGCTGCGGATTTGCGGATACCCGCTCCAGAGCATACAACGGCACGGTTATCTGTACTGGCAGGGAAAAAATGCGCTTAGCCCAGCGAGGAACAGGCCGTTCCGTGGGGAAGTTGGCATGTAATACCTGAATCTGATTCGGCAATATCACTTCAGCACGACTGAGAATACCAATCGGTAACAAGCTATTGAGGATTTTTTTGGCTTGTGGGACATCGACACTTAATATGGCTGCTGACAACGGTTGGCGAACTGAATATGCGATGCTCTCCAACTGCTTGGCGTAGTCATCTTTGCGCTGCTGCACAAAGTGGAACAACTGAAGGACGATAAAAATACAAATGGTTACCAGTGCTACAACTGCCACTGCTGCCATTTGTTTAATCGTTAATGAACGCCTTACCTGCAAACTCGCTCTCCGCCAATGCCGACTGAATAAAATAAAATGGTGCCATTATGATATGGCGACTCACCGATGCTGTCTGAGTATACCCTTCTTGCTTGAAGTTGTTGCGATGTTAGCGACTCCTCACTCACGAAGCACTAACCAGCCTCAGCTCATGGCTCGCTCGCAGCGGCCAGTGACTTCGAGTGTATGATACTCGATCGCGCTCAGATTTTATCTTGTGAAACCAAACCGGAGGGGAAGAATACCGTGGGTTTCAGTCTTTTCCTATTAGGATCGCAACGTCAGAGTGCTATTTCTCACTCTAACGTTGTTTTTCCATGCGAATCTGTGCGACTCAGTGGCTACTTGAAATCGGAGTAAGGCACCAAGGGCTGTGGTGGCATATCCAGTGAGCCTTGCCAGCCAGCCATAGAGTAACGCAGGTAGATAAGCGCATGGCTTGGGGTATAGTCCTTCGCCTGCTGGATATCGACCCCGGCCCCCAATGTCCAATGCGAACTCAAACGGCGTTCGATCAAGGCGCGCAAGGTATAACCCACCCCATTGCTGCTACCACCATCATCGGGTTCATACCGATCTGGAATAGGTTGGATGCTGTTATTAAGCAGATTTTGCAGTGGATAACGCGCTCGTGAGCTGGTTGCAGAATGTGAAACAGACACCGACCCACCCAACTCCCACGACCAGTTATCTGTCCGCTGCCGATAGTTTACCGGAATAGCCAGTGACAAATACTTTTGCGGGCTGTAATACCCGCCCTGGCCTAGCGTATAACCGCTGAGGTCTTTTTGATAATGCCACCACATACCGTTCAAACCGACGGTAACACGGCGGTTATCTTCATTGATTAGCTTGTAGTAATAGCCTGTCATAAAACGCAGGCGCTGGTTATCTGCTACATTTTTGCCAGTCAGATAATGATAGCTTAAATCGCTCCACACTCCGTTGGCTTCACCACGATCGTAACTGGCTCCCAGACTGACGCCGTTAGCACGCACGCCCCCCCAAGTCACATTGGTATTCGGATCTTTGGCTCCGGCAAAAGACAGCATCGAGCTGGATATTGGTCGACGTGATGCCGTGGCAGTCCAGCCAATATGATTCCAACTATTGCTGTATGCCAGCCCACCGACCACATCAACAACGTCAAACCCCATCGGCGTAGTACCGATATCGGTTTGCCAACTGTCATTTTGCCAACCCACAGCAACACTGGTGCCCGTTGCCTGTTGATGCAGATTAGTCTGACATGGATTTTCTGTCTGGTAGCAGGTACCGGCTTTATATCGAGTATTCTTGTCAAAGGTCCCGGCATCCATCTGCACCGTATCCGTTCTGAAGAACGCCCGACCATCAGCTAACGAGGTATCGACCTGCAACATCGTGTTGTGCGCACGGAGGTCTGAAATCCCTTCAGTGCCACTTGACCGCAGATAGTCGTGATCGAGAGTGATGCGGGTATCCTGCTGACGATAAAGGTCAGCGGCATCAGAACGAACACCCCGCTTAAGCCAGTCATCCGTGGCCTGATTGCGGGTCAGCAAGGTATAACTGTCGTTATCAGCCGGGAGCGTAGGTGTGATACCACTGGCTACCATGGCATGTTTGAAATCATCCTGCGCCGCAGCAGGTTGCCCCTGTAATTTGGCTAACCGGCCTGAGTCACGGAATATCAAGGCATTATCCTGTGAAGGAACACCTTTGGCAGCCACCAGCTTCAAACGTTGGAAAATATCTGCTGCTTTTTGTGGCTCCCCTACGCTGCGCCACGCATTGGCTATCCGGCGCTGAGTGTTCAAGCTGGCCCCTTCATCGGAAAGTGGCTTATGTTGTAAATTTTGATGAGCATCACTGAGGCGGCCTTCAGCAATATAAGCCTCAATCTCACCCAGTATGGCATCAGGGTTTTGTGGCTCGCGCGCCCGAATTCGCTGATAACCCGCCAGTGCTTCCTGATAGTCGCCACGCTCCAGCGCCCAATCGGCAAGCGTCAGGTCAATTCCGGTGTTGGCTGGCTGCTGACGTAATACGGTTACCGCGCCCGCTTCATCACCACTTGCCCGCAGTTGGCGGGCCGCGGCCAGTACCTGTTCCAATTTCAAGCGCTGGTCTAAAGCGCGGATATTATCAGTCCATTGCAGGGTTGGCAGCGTTGCCAAATGCGCCAATGCCTGACTATCACGCCCCGTGCTGGAGAAATACAGTGCATAGGCATATACCTGTTCGGGATCTCCCGGCTTACGGCTTGCTAGCCGGTGGAACTGGGCATCAGCCTCCGCCAAATGATCCTCTTGCGCTAACGCCTGTGCCAGCCGATAAGTTATCCAGACATCGTCCGGGGCCATCTTTAGCGCCTGCCGATATTTTTCTGCCGCCTGACGCCATTGTTGCTGCGCCGCCAGATTTTCGGCTTGTTGTTTCAGCATATCTATTTGCAGGCTATCTAATGTGTCACGCATTTTGGCTTGTTGACTGCGTGGCAAACTGTTCAGGTAACTCAATGCTTTTTGCGGCGATTCACGCTGGTAGATATTACTTAGCCCACGCACTGCACTGTCGTTTGATGGGTCCAGACGTAGCGCTTGCTGATAATACTGTTCGGCTGTTTTATCATCATGGCGGGCCACGGCAACATCAGCTAAGCCAATCAATGCATAGCTGTCGCTGCCGTCAATGTGCCGTGCCTGCTGGTATTTCTGTTGCGCCACGCCGGTATTACCCGCTTTCAGCGCTTTATCTCCCTCGTCATTTAGCAGCCAGTAGCGATTGGTTTTTATCAGGCTGATCCACTTGTCGCTTTTCAGACCATCTTTATCTGATTTTTGCGCCTGCTCAAACAAGCGCAGCGCTTGTGCGCGGTCACCGCTACGGGCATATGCCAGGCCCAACGCGCCGAGTATTTCGGGGTCATTAGGTGAGGCAGCCAGTGCCTGTTTTAGCGCAGGGATCGCTGCCACACCACTGCCGCTATCTACTTTTGCCAATCCGTTTAAACGCGCTTGATAAGTCGGTGAAGCCAGCATGGCCTGCTGGTTTGCCAATGCCTGACGGGCAAGATTAGCTTGAGGGCCAGACGAGAAGACGTCGAGGAAATGAGTCAGTGCCGCGACACTTTGTGGGCTAACAGTCATTGCCTTGATTGTTTCCATCCACAAATCTGCGGCTTGTGAAGCTCCCACAGGGTCCGAGGCCACTTTCTCCAACATGGCATAGCCTTGCGTGGCGTTTTGCTGGCTGAAATACAGGCGGGCCAAGGCCATTCGCAGCGCGACATTGCCGGGGTATTGTTGATCAAGTGCGGCTAACTTCTGGGTAGCGAGGGCTTCCTGCCCCGGAACACGTGCGACCAACCGCCAGTATTCCACAGCAAGATCCAGCGTCGGCGGTTTTCCTTGCAACAATTGATCATATTGCGCTTTGGCCTCAGCAATCCGCCCGGCAGTCGCCAACAGACGCGCTTGTTGCAACTGTTGCCGCACCTCCGGTTTAGTCAGCGCCAACATCAGTTTCGCTCGCTGATAAGTATCTGAATCAGGTGCCAGTTGTTGCAGTTTATCCAACTGTTGTTGTGCTTCGGCCAAATTACCCTGTCTCAGGGCTTGGCGCATACTTGCCGCCACTACATCTGGGTTATTTGGGTCCATCATATTCAGGCGATATAATGATTGCTTAACCAATTCGTCTCTATTGGTCGCTTCCCCTAACCGTACCTGTTCCAGTAAAAACTGGGTTGGTGAGACCGGTTCCGCGCCCAGAGCCATACCGGTAAAGGCTTGAGGCAACAGCGCCAGGCTTAAGAGCCAGTATCTTTTAATGTTGCGCATTGACTATTCCATGAGGGCTGAAGCTCACCCTGACGATTAAAACGATAGCGCTGCTGTACCCATCCCTGACCAAACAGCGTCAGCACAGTACTGTAATAAGCATTCGCGGACGGTGGAGTATCTTGCACACGCTGTTGTTGCCCATTAAAGGTTTGCTGATTATAGGGTTGAGGACTGCTGGCTAAAAATGGCAGTAATGCTGCCGAGAACCCTTCCGGCCCCTTGCCACTGGTTTTGCCGTTACTGGTATCCACATTTTCCGGTGGCACTCCTTGCTGTTGAGTTACCGCCACCATCGGCTGGAATCGCTGGATTAACGCCGCCTTTTGTGGGCTGTTATTGGACAACATGCCAACCCACAAATAGACACGTATCGCGTCGTAGCTACCGATATCGGGCCGTGTTTCATCAGATTGCCAACCTTTCCCTTCTTGCCAAACGACCCAATCAGGGGAGAAACCATGGGGTGCCGTTTCAAGCAATAAGCGCTGATTGACTTTAGCCATCGCTTTCCATGGCCCCGCCAAAGAGGCAAAGCGTGCCAACAGTTGTGGCGGCAGATAACTCGGGTTGAGCCGCCAACGGTCATTATCGTTAAAGCCAATTTTCCCCGGTAATAACATCTCGCCAAGGCCCGGAATATTCACCACTTCTTCTTGGGCAATACGTTGTAGCAACAAGGTGCCCATCGTCTGGTAACGGCGACTATCCCATAGCCGCCCCGCTTCCAATAAGCTGTATGCAATCCATAAGTCCGAATCAGAGGCCGAGTTTGGATCCAGAACGTCCCAATTATTATCCTTACGTTGCCCCCATAACCATACGGGCAAACGTGCAGTCAAATCCCCCGCAGCCAGATTGTTTTCCGTCCAGGACAATAATTGGTCAAAAGCGTCCCGATCATTGGCAACCAGAGCAAAAAACAACCCATAACTCTGCCCTTCAGACGTGGTTACTTTCCTCGCGCTACTGGGATCAATAACTCGCCCAGCATCGCTGACATAGTCATGTTTGAACTGCTGCCATGCCGGCCAATCACATGTTGCCGCGCTACCAAAACTGACCAGCAGCAGCAGGGCACAGAGCCGCCGTTTAAACATCACGACCATCAGCGTTAATCTCTTTCATCGGGTGATAACCGGCGGCGGCTGATCAGACGTAATACGCGCCAGACCATCATTGCAGCCATAACCACAACCAATACTGCCACGCCAGCCAGCAGCACCGGATGGGTAGATAAGGCATACCAGATACGTTCCCACCACGGTAGGTGGCCGACCTCATAGGTCTCGCCAACCCGTAGACTGTTGACACCTGACTCACGAATAACCGCGACCGAGCCAAAGATAGCCTCGCGCTTGCCGGTATCGAGCAGTGCATTGTTCAACAAGCTATAGCCACGCGAGCCATCCGCCAATAACGCCACAATACTGCGCTGAGAGAAGTGAGGTGATTGCATGCCGATGATAGCGGACATTGCGCCTTCAGAGCTTATCGTCGCTTGGCTGTCTGCCATCCAGTCTGATTGTGGTGCCATTATGGTCGGTAAGTCCGTTTGCCGATTTGGCATTTTCAGCCAACTCAGCGTCTGTTCCACCAGCACGTTAATCTGCCGATCATTGCGCAGTTCTGGCGGAATTGTGCCAATAATCAACACATCGGCATCTTTTTCCTTCACCTGTGACCAATTATCAGTGATGTTAATACCGACGGCTGGGTAGCCCACCTGCGCCCCGATATTACCCACTGCATTGAGCAGGGTTGTTATCTGTGCCGGAGCCGGTTTTGGTGGTACCAGAACCAGCGTTTCAGAGAGATCAGCCATGCGGCTGAAGGGGAATCCAGCATTGGCAAATGCCCGCAGATCAGGCATTTCCATAAAGTGACGGTAGCCGGAAAAATCGATAGTAGAGTTACCGTCAATCACCGCGTGATTCGGCGCGGTAGAATAGGTTTCACATCGCCCTTCGACACCGCTTGCCAACAAGGTGCTGTAATCAAAATCAAAGCGCAGTTGGTTGATAGCACCCAGTTTC
The sequence above is drawn from the Yersinia intermedia genome and encodes:
- the bcsZ gene encoding cellulose synthase complex periplasmic endoglucanase BcsZ → MVVMFKRRLCALLLLVSFGSAATCDWPAWQQFKHDYVSDAGRVIDPSSARKVTTSEGQSYGLFFALVANDRDAFDQLLSWTENNLAAGDLTARLPVWLWGQRKDNNWDVLDPNSASDSDLWIAYSLLEAGRLWDSRRYQTMGTLLLQRIAQEEVVNIPGLGEMLLPGKIGFNDNDRWRLNPSYLPPQLLARFASLAGPWKAMAKVNQRLLLETAPHGFSPDWVVWQEGKGWQSDETRPDIGSYDAIRVYLWVGMLSNNSPQKAALIQRFQPMVAVTQQQGVPPENVDTSNGKTSGKGPEGFSAALLPFLASSPQPYNQQTFNGQQQRVQDTPPSANAYYSTVLTLFGQGWVQQRYRFNRQGELQPSWNSQCATLKDTGS